The sequence TTACGTTACCAATTTAACTGcataaagcaacaaaaaaaattaaggtaATATTTCAGCCTGGATTCCAGACTAGATACCCATTGAACCTGTCCTGATCTGCCCTGTCAGTTCATTCTCCCACTAACAACTTCTGAACCTATTAATAAATACTGGGTTTGAAATAGAAAGAGGAAGTGAAGTTCTCATGTGCCTTGTGTTCCTCTAAGTTTCATAAAAAGAAGTCTGAGAATATAATGCAGAGAACTAGATCAGCTCTCTGTGAGGGAAAGACGTTTACAGTTCAGCTGCTGCATATATTCTACAGCAGCAGCACGTGGTCCATCAGTACACACAGTTTTCTGGACTTCTCGTACTATTGTTTGGATACTGCAGTGCTGTAATAGCTGGAGATGTGATGGGAAACTGGTGTGACTGTGACCTCACATCAGTGGTCAAAAGGAAATAATAGCTCACTGAACCACTTTGCGGTTTAGTTCAACCACTggtttaatgaaatattttaaaattagatccATTTGATGCAAAATCCTCTAGTCGCAAAGAGGAGGATGTTCAACTGCAAATCAAGATATGAATGATAGATCTTAAGCTGTCTATTTGCATGTAAAGAGCTCGGTTCTTTCCATATGGCCAGTAATTTCTATCAGAATAAGTCACAAAGTGAGCCGGTGTCACGCACATTGTTGAAACATATTTTCCAACTCAGAAACCGATTAATTGAATCACTAGCTTGGTACTCCAGAGACCTGACAACTTTCTGCTTCACCTTAGGCTTTTTGAGTTACCATAggcaaacatttaaaatatgtctGTGCTGCAGACTGCAGTGAAGCATCAAGATGTGCTAGTTAGTTTTTAATGAGCTAGCTTGGAAGCAATCTGCAGCAGTATTCAGTTAACTTATCCTCAGCTTCATTTCCATTCAGCCCATCCATTAATTCAACATGTGACAGTTGGATTTTAGGGTGTTCCATGAAGTTCAGCAGGGATCAAATATAATCCAGCATCGTGATCAGTCATATGAAATAAATTTAGCATTAAATAACCCACTGGTCAGCTCCAGTTAGATGTTAATTGTCTAACCATAGGGACTAAATTGACTTTGTAAAGTAGGACAGATGGCTCTGTAGAGCTGAAGAAGAAGGGCAAAATAGGTAGCAAAGATCCTCAAGGGGTCATGTTTGGAGCATGATTCATCTCACCTAACTTTAGAGATCTCCAATCCTAATTATCTTTATAATTGGTGGAGAGTTTAATGCCTTTTTGAAGTGTGATTCATCTACATTATTTGAGGCATCACCCTGATGAGGTAAATCCTTTGGTAGAAAGGCATCTAACTGAGATGGGAATCTAGGAGATACCAGTATTTGGCCAGATGAAGCCACTCCTGGAGTCTTTCCAGGAAGTGACCTTACTCGTTTAAAGATTGAACTAGTACATCTGTGCTACAGCTTACAGATAAGAGAAGAAACGTTGCCTAACTGTGCCTTAGCTCCCTGTCATGTCTCTCTGCCATGTTCTGGGGATAAATACCTTCAGGAAGCAGTAGAAGGAGAAGGTGGAGGTTAGACCTCTTATGAGGCTAATAGCAGTAGCTGGGAAAATGATACAAGCTCACAAGCCCTTTTCGAAGATATTAATATGCATTGGCAGTATGTTAACATGCTTTCAGCATTTTAGACAAGATAGCTGaactttatttcagtgaaacagCTGAGCTCAGAAGTgtcattcacaaaaaaaaaaaaaattttaaatgcatgcaGTTTCGTTAGTAAAGATACAGTCAAAAGAAGCCTATTACATTTCTTATTGTTAAGCTCAGCATAATCGATACAAAAATTTTGTAGTATTGCGTGGGAGACTGGTTTTTACCTGTAGTTTGTGGTCTTGGGTTTATAGAATTGATTTTTCAACCtgagaagaaactgaaatgtttcattgcTCACGGAGGAGGATGAAGTGTGAGCAAAACACCACGAGAGGGAGATGTTGGAAGCAGTAAAGCTGTCGTTTTCCTCATTAAGCAGCGCATTACTTTTTGCAGACACTCAGGTAACGTTGTAAAACGTTCAGAAGCTCGCAGCATCTTTACaacagaaggttttttttttttttttttttctgggaggaaACTCACCTGAAAGGTTAGCAAACaattctgtgggaaaaaaaaaataaaaataataataagttgTGAAGTCTATTTAAAAAGTTgtctattaaaaatgaaatctttgttAGATATCACACTGCCCATAATTTTAAGGTCAAATGTTTTAAACTTGACTTCCTTTGTATTTATCTCAAGTAGTAAAATACATTATGCGATATAGATATGATGCCATTTTGCTGCTGAATATGAACATAGGAGCGTACTAGGGGACAGACCTGCTTAGATCATGTGGTACAAACTCCATGATAACAGCTCTGTTCCCCATTTGTTTCACTTCTAGTAGCTATTTCTCTGTACTGTTAGAGGCCTTCACTGGAAAAACTCTGGATGCTTAACAGACTTCAGCAGAGATTAAATGCATATCTGACCTCCTAGTCAGTCTTAAGAAATGAATTTAGCTGTAAATGGCTCAGTGGTCATCTCAAATATATATGGCTAAATGTGGATATTAATTATATAACCAGAGGGACTCAATTTACTTTATAAAGCAATTAGAAGACAGAAACTTACAGTCTGTTTCTAAGAGAGAGTaatgtctgtttaaaaataacttcctaCCCAGAATAGCCTTCCTGTCTTGAAATATCAGGGTGGGGCAGCACGACACAAACATTTACAACACTGCTTCTTTATGTAAAAATCAAACCCAAGTTTTAAAACGATAGAATTTGACAGATTCCTGGATCCACATTCAGGcatgcaaacaaaagcaaaggatTTGCTTTTCAAACTGTCTTAACCAGCGTATCAAAATTTAGCTTCCCCTTGTATTCATTTTCCATGGTCAAGTAAAGGCTAAGTCTATGAATGAGGCCAGCGTTCCTGGCTTAAGGAGGAaggggtttctttttttttttttttttaagtacagtgAGAACTAATTTATTCAAGAGTGTAAGTTaatattgctttaaattattCTAGGCTGGTAGCCTGTCTAAAAGTTTTGCTTTGAGTGATCTTCATAATACCTTCTTAATAATTCTCCACACTGCACCCTCTGAAAATACCACTGAGTGATCTGGATCCAACTGTCGGTGACAGACAGCATCATGCCTGTTCAGGCTGTTAGCCACAGCATCCATCCGTCTTTCTACCTCCTGGCTGGACAGAGCACCACCATCAGACATCTTCAAATATCTACTGCTGCATCACCCTCAAAACAGTGCAACCAGATAGAGAGAACAGGAACAAGGTTGTCCCTGCATGACTCACAAAGTTTTGGTGCTTCAGTGTTTACCTTTCATAATTACTTCTGAAGTCAGCTTCTAGCAGTGGGCTAGGCAACCTGTGGTActtcttgctgttgttttcagaGTATAGCACAGCTTCAAAGCATTCTGCTCCACCTCTTTATtgctatcctttttttttttttctccagaaataaatAGCATGTTTGGTTGGTGTACTCAGTGCTACACCTAATTACTCCTCCTTCTAGGAATATCATACTCTTAAGtttttctgtgacattttcCCCTTTGCCTTGTTGTGAGTGTGACTATAGTGGgatttacagaaagaaagagtttAATGCAGACAtgacagcaggaaaacaagctGAGGTTGTGTCTGTCttgtttatttcaaaactaaagTGAGAAAGAGCTtcaaaaaacacctgaaagctCTCTGAGAGACAGCATTTGGGAGCCAGGGGCTATTACCTTTATACTTCAGTAGAATCTCTTTGATGTCACTGTTTcttaagttttgtttgttttcttttcaagttgAAGATAGTGAGAAGAAACATCAATTCTGAATGCATTTCTCAGGCAAAAATTTACCAAAACTGTTGAAAGTTCATCTGAACAACGACTTCCTGACATGACAAGAAACTTTAACTCTTGTATGgcaatttcaaaatctttttggTGAGAAAGAATGGGGTCTTATGGTGAAACAATCCATGGCAACCCAAATAGCTCCATTTCCACTTTTTTCAGTAAGTTCAGTAGATGATGCCATTACCAAGGGCAAGCATCAAACATCAAATATcatcattcatttctttttgaaagcaggtttcttctttgcatttttgaaaatgcaaagatGTGCAAAGAAAATTTGGCTGAGCCAAATGGTAACAACCATACTACATTGGTTGTTAGAACACTTAGCAACATGTAAATCATTCTTTTAATACACTTATAGTAGAAGAACGTGTATGCTTTAGTGCTTTGAAACTGAATTCCTTCCCAAATTCTACACTCTTTATCTGCATTTACCAGCAATAAGAGACAACAGAAATCCTGATCTTAAGAACATCAAGTTATGTTTATAATGCATATTTCAGTATGCTTAAGCCTATGGGTACCTTGCAGTTGTTTCAGATGGTTTCCAGGTAAGTGCAACCTAGCACATAGGCCAGGAAACAGCCACTCTATGTTTCACTACTTAAACCATCTGGAAAATAAAGGGAGGGAAAACAATGGGACATGCTGCAGGTTACACTTACCTGGAAGTCCATATTCCAATAccagaaaatcaaaactaatTAGCTTCCGTGGTTATCTTCACAAATTTTTTAAggataaagattaaaaaaagtcaTCTACTGTTCactgtataaataaatgtacGTGAAGGATTTATTGCATACAGGAACTGCAACTAGAGGCTGTCTTTTGCACAAATCTCTGATTCTcagatttgtttcttctcattCAAATTCCAGATCTGCATGGTGCTTCCCTTTTACagaagttttatatatatatatatatatatatatatatatatatttataccacagtaaagaaaaaaagtgttaataCATCCATCTTATATTCAGTTTATTGGATACCATAGCAGTAAATAGAAACAACAGGTTTCTGGACAATGCTAGAAATGACAATATATAGCTGCCCTGGCATACTGACAGTCTATCGCTGTTCTGGAATTCCATGTGTGCTGGAAAGCTGAGAGGTGTACAATAGTAGTCTTCAAGGTCAGTTTCACAGCTACTGACAATACAGTCTTAAGTACACTACTGATATGGCAGAGAAGCATCTGAATCGAAATAAAGTAGCATTGTGTAAGAACTATATTCCAATATTTGTAGTCTTAAAACAAGTGAAATAAagcttattttccttaaaaaaaaaaaaaaaaggaagtgatcTTTGGTCAACACATTAGAactttctttacttttattttactaCAGTAATATTAAGATTATATAGCTTTTTATATGCCATCTTAtggacattttaaaatcagtattcTGTCCTGACTGATAAAGTAATCTTAACAGTTTCAATACAGTTTCAAACCTTCCAGAGAAGAGGCAGGCTTTGGTGCAGAAGCTCAAAAAGACTGAATCCCAGCTGTCCTCTGGACTGAGCAAGAAGCAGTAATTCACTTTTGGAtcattcctcttccctttcatgATTTCTGTATGAGCACAGCACTTTCAAACATGCTGGGCTAAGCCCTTATTTAGTTAAATCTACAGAAAGAGCTCTGAATGTCAACTGACAGCATATTTAGAACTGTCTGATGTTTAATAGCCACATTTGAAAAGTGTAGCTAGTGCTCCTTAGTGCTCTGTCAAGTGGCATTTCAATACCACAGCGATGACTCAGTTGTAAAAACACTGGTCTTTTGGAAAAACTCTGTGCAAGTTAGGAGCATGGCTCCTACCAGCAGGCTGACCTTTAAACTCACGCAGAAATTAAGTTCTTGAACAGGCATATCCACCTTACCAGTAAAGAAACTGTACTATAATGCAGGAAAACTGCTCTGTGAAAATGATCAGTCCAAGCTGTTAACACTGGCCCTAGCTAGATAATGATTTTGCTAAAACAGTCCACTGCTCACTGACTAACATTTTTCAGTTCCTACCCTCCTCAGCCCTCTCTACTTTATcactaaaaaacaacaaacaaacaaaaaaaacaccacaaagaaGATACGAAACAGAAGACAATACTGCCTTGTTTATCTGATTCCCTACTTCTGGTGCGTCCACAAGGTAGCTTTGATGGTAAGTATCTTCTGTAGATTTGCTGTCTAAACATTTAATTTGTATGAATGTCAGAAGGTGTTAGGCACCTTTAGGCTCATGAGGCTCTGAACTGTTCTTTATTGAGTTAAATACGTTATCATACATAATaggaatattttgcttttctttagtGCAAGTGTTCTTGCACAAAAAGCTACATCTCCGAGTTCTCAAGAAAGATTTTGGTAAGCAATGCTGAGTTCATTGATAATGGCTGCTTATACTCAGCCACACCTAGAAGCTCTGTCCAAGTCCATGCTGATGTTGAATCAATACAGAATAAAACTCCCTGCTCTGAAGAACTTAGGAGATAAAGAGTGGAAGGAGCTGCTTAGAGATTAAATCACATAGCCCTAACATATTAAATCTGTTGTAGAACTGGAAATAGTAGGTTGGATCTCCTAGGTCTAGACCCTGTCCCCTTGACTATACTATCTCCAACCTTTGGTTTATACTGTCTTTCTTCTCCAGACGCTGACTTCAGAGGAAGTTGATTGAATACCAAGTGCTGCTTGTGTTCCATTATTTCAGCTTGTTCCTAATTCAGGACTAACCATCTTTTACAcagatttccttctctttccaaaCACATTGTTGATTAACTTGGTCATTGATTTTGATCCACTtggtcttctcttttcctttgctttgaaaTTTGAGGTGATATTCCTCAGGAGTTTTGTGAACATTGCCACAACTTCCTGATAATGTTCAGCTGCAGACAGCTCACAGAAATGGCACTTGTTATCCATTGCCAGCTTTTGTCCTTCATCCCAGCCAACTTCCCTCATGTGGCATAAATCTTGTTTCTTACCAACCAAAACCACCGCTGACTCAACCATTCTGAAatcaaaaaaagtttaaattagAGAAAAGATTATAAAATACTGTGTTGTACACTATGCAATAGACAGTGTGTACATGATGTCTGTATATTCAGGATAAGAGGCActtcaaacaaacaataaaaactaCCACCCTAACCTTACCAGGTAGAGTTATAGTCTTCTATTGTCTGTAGTCAAACATTAAAGGACTTTCCATGCAAGGTATTCTTGTGACATCGATCAGAAAGTTCTCATTTTAGCTCCTCTATTCAGTAATTTCATCTACTTTTCATTCACTGCAGTTTTCACACTGTATACTGCTGAGGATATTATCAGCTCCTGGATGTCACgaagaagaaaactgaacatATTCTCCATTTGTAGGTAACAGAATAGAGTCAAAGAGATGCACCTAAGATCACTGTGAATGTTGTCATTGAGAAGAAAATCCTAATTCTAAAAGGGATCCTAATTGCAAGCTTTTAGTAAAATTACCACTTCCAAATAAACCCTATTTAAGGAAGCTCAGCAGCAAAACAGACAGAGAAGTGTTATTTTTCACTCCACTTCtggtaataagaaaaatatttcactcaTTTACTTAGAAAGCACCTCAGTGGACCGATACAGGAATACACACCCCCACATGTACTCAGACATGCAATTTTGGTTGTTCTTTTTGAATGTAAGTGGATTGTTTCTTACTCTGTGGTCACCCATGTGCATCAATGACATGGGGATCGCTGCTAAAGGCAGCTTAGGAGAAATTCATAGTATGTTAATTTATTGTAGGAAACGCTTTCTCTGAATTCCTCACtggtgcatctccattggtaATATGAACATTAGTAGGGGAAGCAAAAGCACAGGATGACTGTGACAGCTTTTTACCTATGTAAATCACAGCAGGCAGATTTATGTCAATTATTTGAAACATATTGCTGTAAGAAATGAGAATGAAGATCTTAGTGCACTTGGTTTTGGACACAGTGAAACAAGTTTTAATCTGCAACGCAATTTACCTTCAAGTATCACATTGTCAGTGTTATGCTATGCTGCTGGATTTTGATTGTTACTAGGATTCCTACAGCTCACAGAAGTGTTTTTAgcttttttgcatgttttgctgagagaaacaaaaataatgccaCTTACTTTTTACAAGCTTCTATGTGAGACTCTTGGATTCTGTATAGCAATGCTTTTGCAAATGATGCTCTGTCACTGATGTCATAAACAATGATGAATCCATCAGCCCAGTGGAGCTCATCTGTGAGGGAGAGCTTCCCCTGCTGTGGTTGAAAGAAGTTCAAATTCACATGCAAAAAGATCGTTACTGTTATCACTCGAGTATTTTCTTTGACAGCGTGAATGTGAGAACATTGCATCTTTCATTACAAAAGATATTAATAAGTCTTGGTGCTGACATTGACTTCAGGTGAGTCCTACTCCACAAACCTAATAAATACCACTGCAGATTGCATTTTGGAGCACTAACAAATTCATTGTGAAACACCTGTGCTTTAAGCAGTAAAATTGCATTAACTGTACAGCCACTGCTTTTGGCATATATATGCTCAACATTCTGCAGTTACAGGAGAATTAAATGTGGGCCATCTGTATTTGTGGGGTTTCTGCTTATGGCTCTGTTATGTATGCTCCTAATAGCCTGACTACAATAAGCTTAATTATTTAGTTAaaatttctttgttctcttctcttgttttttctttgctttgttcaaGTCTGAAGCACTGTTTACCCACAAGATGAATTTCCATAGGGCTAGACAAATCTCCTTTCAAGCCGCAGTTGACTTTAAACACCACAGGTGACAAAAGCCGCTCAAGGGATAATGGGAGTTAGTGTTTGAGTCCTTTCACCCCAAGAAAGTGTCACTCTCATGATTTCTAGAAATCAACAGCTGCAAACTGTCCCATTAAGCTCAGGAAGgtaatttcaaaaatacttcataTTAGCTTATCCCTACAGGTGGCTGCGGTTGGCAAGAGCCACGTGACCCAAGATAGGTAAGATACTGGCAGTTCACCAACATAGACTAGAACATGTGCTCAGTGGAAAACACGTTGGACAGCAACTTGAGGACTATTTAAGTTTAATATTGTGCTCTTTGCAGCGTATAACACCCACCAGTATCCCACCCTGGCTACCTTGATtagctcagcaccacagcagcACTGTAGCACCATAAACACAGCTGTACCAAGGCTGTAATTTTGAATGAGGGATGGTGACAATGTTGGCAGTGATAGGGGGTGCATGAGAAACAAAAGATGAAACAAGTTTCCAAAACTGTCTGACGACTTCAGTGTCTTCACTAGTGAAGAGTTTTTGAATGCTGTAGTGACTGTGCAACAGGTTTAGGGTCAGGAAAGGTGACTCGTGTGTGACAGCTGTTTCCCAGACGGAAAGTCTGCAGAGAAGGGCTTTAGCTACCAGagggaagcagagagcagcaagatttcaggaagcagaaacaaagacagTGACTTTTCCTTCCCCAGTTTGGCCTTCTCTTAggatctgtttttcttccccagctccctgggcaTACAGGACATCCATACCCCATCCGTCTCTTTCTAAAAATCACCAGTCCTATTGGAAAAAAGCATTACCATCACCTTCCCTCCTGATCACTACCTACTCCTCTGCAGGTGAGAGAAGCAGAAGGCAGTTCAGCAGATGTTAGACATTGTTTCCAAGGATGAACATAACTGAGTGCTAGAAAAGGACCTTCAATAGGAGTTGCCCTTAACACAGACAGCTGACTTCTGATCTTAGAAGCAAAGAGTGCCCATGTTCAGGCAACGAAACTCCCTGCCCATACATAGAGCAGTATAGTTTGCTTTGACCTAGCTAGCTGCCACTGTCAGTGTTTCAAGCatccttttaaaaagttgttcATGTGCCACAGAATTGAATATACAGTAAGTAGAAGCTATAGGTGGGCTTAGGTAAGAGGTCTGAGACAGGTAGAAACAAGtctacagaaaagcagcttctaACAGATTGTATAGCAAGGGAGGACTCCATGGAATATATTAAAATGGCCCCTGTGCCATGTTACAATCTGCTTTGCCCTGGGACAAGTAAAACTTGCTTGTCTCTAAGAAGGCAGATCTCCTTAGGGGTTTGTTTTATATACTCACTGGGTTAAGTTTTTATGTCCTTGAACTCAAGTCTGAGCCAGACTCCCAGTGCTTTGGCTTTAGCATTCATTATCCTGGTCAGTAAGAGGCAAAAATCAAGACCAAAAAAGGGATTCTTGTGAACTAATAGCCAGGCAGACCTATCTAGGTCTGCCTGTGTTACATAGTACCAAAGTTTCTGTATTCCTGtaacagcaggaaagaaattagTACAAAAACACTTCATTTCAGAGTGGTTTATTGTGATCAAAGTTCAGCTGTCAACATGTAGAAGCCTGCATTATAGCTTTCCTTAGATGTGTGAATAGAAGGCTCATTTCCAGGCCTATCCACTTTGACCGTTTCTGCAGCCATTTAAGCCATATAACTTGCTTTATAAACTAAATTCTGTCTGTTCAGTGAATTTGAGAAAATTGTGTTTTCTCTATATTTACCTGAATCATATGGAAGTGGGAAAGATTATTCCTGTTAATATTccaaaatgcaaaagcatttacagaaaaatttaaGCACTGAAGGGCTTCTTCCATGAATTGAGAAAGTACATAGTTTCTGAGCCACAGCAACTATAAAGATTCAgtctttccaaataaaaagaGCAAGCACAAATTCCAAGTACAGACAGAATGCTTGCAACTCCCCACCATCACACAGGTAGAACGAGGAATAGATTTTGTCAGCCTCCTAAAATTCTTACTTGTGAACAAGGGTCATAAATTTCCAAGTGCATCTGCCTCCCATCCAGGCTTAAGTGTTTAGCGTAGAtacattctaaaaaaaatataataaaatatattgcattcaatgaaaaacagcattaaagTGACTGGAAatagtggttaaaaaaaaagtgatgaagaTGAGATTTGCTATTTAATTCTGAGAGGCCTTTTAGTTCCCTTGGTATTATAggtttcctttatttatttattttattttttcagatggaAACAATCCCATTTCATTTTGCACCACCTGAGCTGCCCAGTCCTTTAGGTCAACCAACACCATTTCACTGGCGTTCCCATGGAAGCACTACTTTTAGACCCTAGTTTTCTTCTCAAACAGAGGCATAAAGGACACACAACTCTTTGAAACAGCTAAATGCTGATGACCTTGTTATGAATGTTCAGGATTATGAAAGTAGTAAGCCAACCTACATGTAATTGCTGATTCTGCACAGAAGTCACTTTTTAGTAATAATGTTTATTTACCATGAAATCTGATGCTTTAAGAGTTATCCTGTAAATATTAACTAGTATGAGAATGTCCTTAGTCTAAATCCTAAAACTTTTCTGTAGAGTCAGCTCTAAGATTTAAGATTCACCGCGAGCACTAGCAACCCTGGGAACTCTAC comes from Anser cygnoides isolate HZ-2024a breed goose chromosome 1, Taihu_goose_T2T_genome, whole genome shotgun sequence and encodes:
- the RERGL gene encoding ras-related and estrogen-regulated growth inhibitor-like protein, producing MSGSGGAAYKAVAAGSGRQGCCEWAKLVVVGGSGAERARRVRGRAGGRPRLGRRRAAHSGACFPPAAPVVRFLTRRFIGEYASNAECIYAKHLSLDGRQMHLEIYDPCSQQGKLSLTDELHWADGFIIVYDISDRASFAKALLYRIQESHIEACKKMVESAVVLVGKKQDLCHMREVGWDEGQKLAMDNKCHFCELSAAEHYQEVVAMFTKLLRNITSNFKAKEKRRPSGSKSMTKLINNVFGKRRKSV